The sequence TGCAGTTTAAGGTCATTCGTGCGCGCTCACCTTtcgtaccatttttttttaaaagaaactgtaTTTCATCTTAGTTGGATATTTTTCATGgtggtaaaaataaatgaacaaaataacaacaccgtgcatagaaaatattaaaaccaggttttaattttaaaagcgaAAACAGTGGAATCGGAAATGAACGGGTTTCAGTCCAGTCCAGCGGATTGTCCGGCTGGAAGCGTCTGTTCTATTGAAGGCTTGCCTCCGTTACCTAAAGGACTGAGCGGTATCCTGAACTCGAGCGGAGGATCCTGGAGGGACATTGAGAAGGTCTACAGCAAGAGGACGCGCATCCAGGCGGACATCAGCAAGTCCAGAGTGAGCGGCTGTCTTGGCCGCAGTAAACCAGCGAGTCTTGACGCAGCGCTGGCCGTGCTGCGCAAAGAGATGGTGAGTCCGAGACCACGCCTGACTCACATCTTCGCTCAGTTTGGGCAAAATGGCCAACTATTTATGGATCAATGACAAATACATGTcagaaatgataaaaaagtacatttaaaatatctgcCAAGGTATGCTTTGTATTtgcataaatatttgaaaaacattttttaatgtatcctAAATATTCTTTATGAATACTAAGTTTTTAGAGTCACTCCTTTTGAcctaaaacatgaaaacataatgACTTTAACAGTTACACcatagacatttaaaataacttaaacattaaaaccagacattaaaaacatgcaaaattatattttgtgtgaaaGCATTTCTGTACTGacattttaactgcattttgaatactttaataaattaattaaaacaatttgatTGTTTTCACTGTTTCATTgccagttttattaaaaaaaataaaataaaataaaacattcagtgaattttttttcccccaatatacatttttgtattttaatggtgatcattaaattatataactgAAATCCAGCACAGCTCATGTTCTTGTCTTTGGCAGGTTGGACTTCGACAGTTAGACATGTCGCTGCTGTGCCAGTTGTGGTCTCTATATGAGTCCATACAGGAGTACAAAGGAGCTTTCCAGGACATCTCTTCTTCCCTGTGCGAGAGCTCCTTCAACACCGAAAATGGTTAttctgaagatgaagaggaggaagaggaagatgaacaTGAAAGAGAGAGTGGGGAGACGCTGTTGTCCCTTCCTCAGCCCACTCAGAACTCCCGAGACCAGTGGATCAAAGACTCCTTCCACATCCCCATTTAACTGAAGCATGTGCTCTCTCAGCTACAGTATGGATCTCAGTATGGATTCTGTAAGCATCAAAATGAAACAAGGCCTTTATTTTTGTAGTATACTATTACAATGGTTATTGTAAGTTTGTTTCAAAGGAACTATGAAAAACTGACTTTTCACTGCCTGTGAAGTCATAAAGACCGGATGAGGATTGACAGGAAGAGGATGTTGTAGCCAGAAACAGTGTGGTCAAGTATGTTTTTCTACGTATGGTAAAGGgtgtacacataaaaaaaaaaacatgccttaCATACTATTCTCTTTTGTGGTcacagttttattatattatgtagatTCATCAGATATACAGTATTATCACTAATCACTATTTTCTCGATCACTTTGcgatactgtttattttattatacaatattgttttttccACCTCTGTCTTTCATTAAACACAATGCAGAATGTGCTTttctgtacaaaataaataaaacaattaaaattttgcTGTCTCAAAATAAGTGCTCAAGATGTTCAAAACAGCTGTCCAGTGCAGATATGATCAAATCAGCCATTAGGTGGCACTCATTTCCTTTCTAAACTTTCTAAACGGATGTTGTTTTGAATCATGATGCCTGGAGTATTGGAGTAAACATAATAACTGTTCGGGAAACATCTGCGCTCTTCATCATCTTGATACCACTTAGCGTGAAAGAAGATTGCTAGATTCTTTTCCTTTAATGTTTATCTTTGAGTCATACCAGATACATGCCATCTGATTAAAACAATTATTCTAAATTTGAATGTTTGGACTGAGGCTTGTTCAAATCTTTCTGAACTACTCTCTTATTACTCTGTACGTACAAACAAATGGCTCTAGCTATCTTGTGCTTATTAGGTAATACTGCTAGCTTATTTTGCATTAGGGAGAGGGGGGAGGAGCGATCTCAGACACAGGCCAGGCATTACTAAAAACTCTTCCCACCAATACTATAATTACAGCTACAGTGACTGCATGGCCTGTCATTACACTCTGCTTTAGGTTTTATGAAGTTTATATACAAGTCTAGAGCAATTAATATAAAGCAACATACTATAGCAATTTAAAGTTTAGTTTAATtctatttaatatactttttactAAATTTTCTGCTAGCTGGTATTTGCGTGCCTGAAATTATTTTATCaagtctgtatgtatgtatatataagtttACTAATTGTGTAACTCAGTGGAATATACTGTACCATAACCTTGGTTGAAACTCTGACTTTGGTTATTGAAGTTGAGTAGGTGGATGAACCACAATGTCTAAACTCTGCCATTCGGGGAGGTCAGGATCTCCATGCtcactgcagctgctgtcagAGTGTGTCCTCCAAAGAAAAGCAGATGGTTATTAAATGTTTCCGTCTGGTGCTCTTGACTTAATAGTCTTCTGTTTGAGTCTTTGCAGGTAGACACAGGAAACAAAGCTCTGGGCAGCACTGAGCATTTGTCATTATGCCACAAGCACCACTCATGTGTCAAAACCTTGCTCTTGACTCATTGAAACACTCCCGCTGTACTTTGCACATTGCATACTGTTTCTTCAGTGAGAccatttttcttacagtgtgATAAAGTGGGCATATTTGGTATGATGGAGTGATTAAGTGGTGAAGGATGTGGCGTTCCTCTAGAAAGCTCTCCCATGCCTCTATAAATACAGCACAGATGTACAAGATATTGTTGGATACGTGGTATGTCTATTAAAAGTAAACTCAAACTAAAGGTCATGTATCTTTTcaataaatgacacaaaaatatgcattttctgcCCTTTGATAAATATTATGGcagaaattatcatttttatactctgttttttaactaaacatttttaaaagtcattcCCATCTTTCTAAAGTTAATTTATTAGGGTTTGGAAGACTTTTATTCAAAAGACCCTTTTTTGGATCTGAATTACACTActtctcagattttttttctaaaaaagaaatctcttttgctcaccaaatctgcattcatttgattaaaaatacagtgtaaacagtaatattgtcaaa is a genomic window of Cyprinus carpio isolate SPL01 chromosome B10, ASM1834038v1, whole genome shotgun sequence containing:
- the fam89b gene encoding leucine repeat adapter protein 25, producing the protein MNGFQSSPADCPAGSVCSIEGLPPLPKGLSGILNSSGGSWRDIEKVYSKRTRIQADISKSRVSGCLGRSKPASLDAALAVLRKEMVGLRQLDMSLLCQLWSLYESIQEYKGAFQDISSSLCESSFNTENGYSEDEEEEEEDEHERESGETLLSLPQPTQNSRDQWIKDSFHIPI